From Pyrenophora tritici-repentis strain M4 chromosome 1, whole genome shotgun sequence, the proteins below share one genomic window:
- a CDS encoding Zn(II)2Cys6 transcription factor-like protein, protein MAVTSTEESSDRPPKRQRTASSIEMPNPHTAPDTDTSPQTAQEARIHISKELSTNGLLSGHQRSVLETAISFVDRLSHTPTPNMMDRSTFDKSMHVSTDMSPREIFNVILGTEFKELGDAAARYHTVDHVPSAALERIALALMEGTADEKTLNLYRVIIHFQAAVVLYASQLQGPKSAAVQKHIQQMEYNHLMAAFTALDNISFLTTPSLLLAQALVTGAIMMQIIGNPVGSWELTAHASRTIVALGYHQIDKTVAENDTEREIYTIVANCAYFDSVMSLLLLRPRSLPKLRVNVADLLRGQESAMSMLEMIPVHDKILDLTLDSGTKRSPAMLKNEVAQLRSQMQDVYKSMEKERQTHLLVSKQDTLIHWKGMEFKYYSTMTSVYRLSPTVTTNHAEREECLQCARKALECVKLIEQLGRRLDHFIEGYDPYLAWSLLSYPLCPFFVVFCNVVGTSDPRDFQLLQDVTDSISGLVTENRYVHRLHRLCATLLGLCKPLVNVPEVQEPVQQQPPLDMATMMPEPFAPVMTFNNGPDLLNGNNDATGMMPSSWNDDMMWQLFQSQPSLDWFNADILDPAWDPSLPL, encoded by the exons ATGGCCGTGACAAGCACTGAAGAGTCTTCTGATCGCCCACCGAAGCGACAGCGTACAGCAAGCTCAATAGAAATGCCAAACCCGCATACAGCCCCGGATACTGATACAAGTCCTCAAACAGCGCAAGAGGCTCGTATACACATTAGCAAGGAGCTATCTACCAATGGGCTACTGTCCGGTCACCAACGCTCAGTTCTGGAGACAGCCATTTCTTTTGTCGACCGATTGTCCCACACGCCGACACCAAACATGATGGATCGTAGTACTTTTGACAAGTCCATGCATGTTTCAACGGACATGTCTCCGCGTGAGATCTTCAATGTCATCCTTGGCA CCGAATTCAAGGAGCTTGGCGATGCAGCCGCTCGCTACCATACTGTCGATCATGTGCCATCTGCAGCCTTGGAGAGGATTGCCCTTGCCTTGATGGAGGGCACCGCCGACGAAAAGACTCTCAATCTGTACAGAGTTATAATACATTTCCAAGCGGCCGTCGTCCTGTATGCAAGCCAATTGCAAGGACCCAAAAGTGCAGCAGTACAAAAGCACATTCAACAAATGGAATACAATCATCTCATGGCAGCGTTCACGGCGCTAGACAATATCAGCTTCTTAACCACGCCATCGCTACTTCTGGCGCAAGCCTTGGTTACCGGG GCCATTATGATGCAAATCATTGGCAATCCAGTTGGCTCCTGGGAGCTTACAGCCCATGCTTCACGCACCATCGTAGCCCTCGGTTACCACCAAATCGATAAGACTGTAGCAGAAAATGATACGGAGAGGGAGATATACACCATCGTCGCCAACTGCGCATACTTCGATAGCGTCATGAGTCTCTTGCTGCTTCGACCGCGCTCCCTTCCGAAACTCCGGGTCAATGTCGCAGACCTCTTACGGGGCCAAGAAAGTGCTATGAGTATGCTAGAGATGATACCTGTACATGACAAAATCTTGGACTTGACGTTGGATTCGGGTACAAAGCGATCCCCAGCTATGTTGAAGAATGAAGTTGCCCAGCTAAGATCGCAGATGCAAGACGTCTATAAGTCGATGGAGAAG GAACGACAAACACACCTATTGGTGAGCAAGCAGGATACCCTCATTCATTGGAAGGGCATGGAGTTCAAATACTACTCCACCATGACATCCGTCTACCGACTCAGTCCTACCGTCACGACCAATCACGCAGAGCGAGAGGAATGCCTGCAATGTGCAAGAAAAGCTCTCGAATGCGTGAAGCTCATCGAACAGCTTGGGCGGAGGCTAGACCATTTCATCGAAGGCTATGACCCCTACCTCGCCTG GTCTTTGCTCTCCTACCCACTCTGTCCTttcttcgtcgtcttctGCAATGTAGTCGGTACTTCGGACCCTCGCGACTTTCAGCTCCTCCAGGACGTCACAGACAGCATCTCAGGCCTCGTCACGGAGAACAGATATGTCCACCGCCTCCATCGGCTATGTGCCACCCTTCTGGGTCTATGTAAACCCCTTGTCAATGTTCCCGAGGTGCAAGAGCCCGTGCAGCAACAGCCACCCTTGGATATGGCAACGATGATGCCGGAGCCCTTCGCTCCGGTCATGACATTTAACAATGGGCCCGATCTGTTGAACGGAAATAATGATGCCACTGGCATGATGCCTTCGTCTTGGAATGACGACATGATGTGGCAACTGTTCCAGTCGCAGCCATCGCTGGATTGGTTCAATGCAGACATCTTGGATCCAGCTTGGGATCCCAGTCTGCCACTTTGA
- a CDS encoding RNA-binding protein (RRM domain), which yields MDINSLLSPSDSPAGTPTPQPAPSAPSPSLIRSPGKRARRQIPSRTPSGLSQQVMSSSSPQPHSAIQQRVPSPGYAQIANGARTMHTTINTAQQAASPRDARMTPPNATYRQASTPGMDTLADLASMQQQQAARQSSVVHQRPVTLQHLGQNLSGESVASIMTEASPRPRNFVTRSLDQQHIDWLNQLDQTLLENPFDYYSHVSLVTTLHQGLQTHLASFDADPNSYELVQPLRDAYKTMSDKYPLGELLWHYRLNDEKTLARNVEERMGVLELHKQATQDEPYSAKLWAAYGEYVSYLVACSWEQIPPEEWPEEERLIGRELFQPQLLLDVLQQGAERVKYNLQESNLVWDRYLQVLEEDLERGGFSQEKAMRVAAIYNERLGQPHATWANTLSRYASFNSRYSKGPSDQVMEEAVQKNTHIKQQYANREEYEFKVLQAFQAGDQAAEYNAVTRYLKWEKRTMGVYSFHLVNALYERATLRFPVDASIWEDHVEFLIWQDNRSVDLLNVLERATRHCPWSGSLWSHRILTLEAENKPFEDLELVKHTATGSGLLEHTDLDELIKVQLAWCGYLRRRAFDDPRATEDDVDVAEVGIRSALEFVREVGMKKHGREWTDPKYRLERTHMKFWLQRGDIDQARRIQESVVQYQEDSYDFWYRCYIFEMLLWAPNSTRTKQNAGQELRPPTQATAVLERAMKRLQTIDEPELLIDMYVSHCEQHESALKVRSAAIERRRAERIVSVRREKERASAAASAPPQDTPESQVAEGSSKRKREDGDDEMTLKKSKHVDSESTSAVANGQERITSEAPSEARSTEPKRDREHTSIIVKKLPAGTTQTRIRQFFTDAGTVKNLTLKEEKDSLTAIVEFESPEEAKYALTKEAKGFEGHPISIELGQSTTVYVTNYPAHADEAWLRKLYSPFGEIVGIRFPSLKFDAHRRFCYVQFASNSEAIAATQLDGTDVEGMKLISKISDPNAKKKRDGATAEGREVYIWHLNFKTKEREVKEVFAKFGRIERTKLPIIKSTGNNRGFCYVVYEAKESADAAVAEMHGKELWGLKLMVEIATDRPATKPKIQSTLENPEISAPREATPGESDPVTDANIKPASFLDRSIAILNLPDTVPDARIKPLVEQYDFKRIKLEPQHGGAIIEFTTVEGAGKAQFALSGKDFEGRKLRIGTVHDLNKQKGEWKPSNSFMQPRINRPTAARGGRGRGKPGLGRPMIPKGAVKTNGEVKSNADFRAQFLKAPAKDSAKEDDKMEE from the exons ATGGACATCAACTCGCTGCTGTCGCCGTCGGACTCGCCTGCGGGCACCCCTACTCCACAACCCGCGCCCTCTGCCCCGTCACCATCATTGATACGCTCTCCGGGCAAGCGTGCGCGACGCCAGATACCGTCGCGAACCCCATCAGGCCTGAGCCAGCAGGTCATGTCTTCGTCTTCCCCGCAGCCACACTCGGCTATACAGCAACGAGTGCCTTCGCCGGGATACGCCCAGATTGCAAATGGCGCAAGGACGATGCACACGACAATCAACACGGCGCAACAGGCAGCTTCGCCTCGTGATGCGCGTATGACTCCGCCGAATGCGACGTATCGGCAGGCGTCCACACCCGGCATGGATACACTCGCAG ATCTTGCTAGCatgcagcagcagcaagcTGCGCGCCAGAGCTCTGTAGTCCATCAGCGACCTGTCAC TCTCCAACACCTCGGACAAAACCTCTCTGGCGAGTCAGTAGCCAGCATCATGACAGAAGCCTCGCCGCGACCGCGGAACTTTGTGACAAGGTCGCTCGATCAGCAACACATTGATTGGCTTAATCAGCTGGATCAAACCCTGCTGGAGAATCCATTCGACTATTACAGCCACGTCTCACTCGTCACTACACTACACCAGGGTCTGCAAACTCACCTGGCCTCGTTTGATGCCGATCCGAATTCATATGAATTGGTTCAGCCATTGCGCGATGCCTACAAGACCATGTCCGACAAGTACCCATTGGGTGAGTTGCTGTGGCACTACCGGCTGAATGACGAGAAGACCCTGGCGAGAAATGTGGAAGAGCGCATGGGCGTGCTAGAGCTGCACAAGCAGGCGACCCAAGATGAGCCCTATAGCGCCAAGTTGTGGGCAGCGTACGGCGAATACGTCAGCTACCTAGTCGCTTGCTCATGGGAGCAGATACCTCCAGAGGAATGGCCTGAAGAAGAGAGGCTCATTGGTCGAGAGCTCTTCCAGCCTCAGCTGCTGTTAGACGTGTTGCAACAGGGCGCTGAGAGGGTCAAGTACAACCTCCAAGAGAGCAATCTCGTGTGGGATCGCTACTTGCAAGTTCTGGAAGAGGATCTAGAGCGAGGAGGGTTCAGTCAAGAGAAGGCAATGAGAGTGGCCGCCATCTACAACGAGCGGTTAGGCCAGCCACACGCAACATGGGCAAATACTTTGTCAAGATATGCCTCGTTCAACTCCCGGTACAGCAAGGGCCCTTCCGACCAGGTCATGGAAGAAGCAGTGCAGAAGAATACACATATCAAGCAACAATACGCCAATCGCGAAGAGTACGAGTTCAAGGTTCTCCAAGCTTTCCAAGCAGGCGACCAAGCAGCCGAATACAACGCCGTGACCCGGTACCTCAAGTGGGAGAAGAGGACTATGGGTGTGTATAGCTTTCATCTCGTCAATGCGCTGTATGAGCGAGCGACGCTTCGTTTCCCTGTTGACGCGTCAATATGGGAAGACCATGTCGAGTTTCTCATCTGGCAAGACAACCGGTCCGTAGACTTACTCAATGTTCTGGAGCGTGCGACGCGCCACTGCCCTTGGTCAGGTTCACTGTGGTCTCACCGCATTCTCACCCTCGAAGCGGAGAACAAGCCGTTTGAGGATCTCGAGCTCGTCAAACACACAGCCACTGGATCTGGTCTCTTGGAACACACCGACTTGGATGAGCTCATCAAAGTGCAGCTCGCCTGGTGTGGCTATCTGCGGCGGAGAGCCTTTGATGATCCTAGAGCGACCGAGGACGACGTTGATGTTGCGGAAGTCGGTATTCGGTCTGCTTTGGAGTTCGTTAGAGAGGTTGGCATGAAGAAGCATGGCAGGGAGTGGACGGACCCCAAGTATCGCCTTGAGCGCACGCATATGAAGTTTTGGCTTCAACGCGGAGACATTGACCAAGCTCGGCGGATTCAGGAGTCTGTGGTACAATACCAAGAAGACTCATATGACTTCTGGTATCGCTGCTACATCTTCGAGATGCTTCTTTGGGCGCCGAATTCGACAAGAACCAAGCAGAATGCCGGCCAAGAGCTGCGCCCACCGACCCAGGCCACAGCAGTGCTGGAACGGGCTATGAAGCGCTTACAGACGATCGACGAACCCGAGCTGCTCATCGACATGTACGTCAGTCATTGCGAACAACACGAGTCAGCCTTGAAAGTCCGAAGCGCCGCAATCGAGCGACGACGAGCTGAGCGTATTGTCTCGGTTCGAAGAGAGAAGGAACGTGCAAGCGCAGCTGCTTCTGCCCCGCCACAAGACACGCCGGAAAGTCAGGTAGCGGAAGGCTCTTCTAAGCGGAAGCGAGaagatggcgacgatgagaTGACCTTGAAAAAGAGCAAACATGTAGACAGTGAGAGCACTAGCGCCGTAGCCAACGGCCAAGAGAGGATTACGAGTGAGGCGCCGTCGGAGGCTCGCTCGACAGAGCCTAAGAGAGATCGCGAACACACCTCGATCATCGTGAAGAAATTACCTGCGGGCACGACACAGACACGGATACGCCAGTTCTTCACCGATGCGGGTACTGTCAAGAACCTCACTTTGAAAGAAGAGAAGGACAGCTTGACGGCCATTGTGGAGTTTGAATCACCTGAAGAAGCTAAATATGCTTTGACGAAAGAGGCGAAGGGGTTCGAGGGTCACCCCATCTCCATCGAACTCGGCCAAAGCACTACAGTCTACGTTACCAACTATCCTGCGCATGCTGATGAAGCGTGGCTACGAAAGCTCTACAGTCCGTTCGGAGAGATTGTCGGCATTCGGTTCCCGTCTCTCAAATTTGATGCCCACCGTCGGTTCTGCTACGTGCAGTTCGCTTCAAACAGTGAAGCGATTGCAGCAACGCAGCTTGACGGTACTGACGTTGAAGGCATGAAGCTCATCTCGAAGATCTCTGATCCCAACGCGAAAAAGAAGCGCGACGGCGCTACTGCTGAAGGTCGTGAGGTCTACATATGGCATCTCAACTTCAAGACCAAAGAACGCGAAGTCAAGGAGGTTTTCGCAAAGTTTGGTAGGATCGAGAGAACAAAGCTACCGATCATCAAGTCTACAGGTAACAACCGAGGCTTCTGCTACGTCGTCTATGAAGCGAAAGAGAGTGCTGATGCTGCTGTGGCGGAAATGCATGGGAAGGAGCTGTGGGGTCTCAAACTCATGGTTGAGATTGCGACGGACCGTCCCGCGACTAAACCAAAGATCCAGTCAACCTTGGAAAACCCAGAAATTTCTGCACCACGCGAGGCGACCCCTGGAGAAAGCGACCCCGTTACAGACGCCAACATCAAGCCGGCGTCGTTCTTGGACCGCTCCATTGCTATCCTCAACCTACCCGATACCGTTCCTGATGCGCGTATCAAGCCGCTCGTTGAACAGTATGATTTCAAGAGGATCAAGCTGGAGCCGCAGCACGGTGGAGCCATCATCGAGTTCACGACTGTCGAGGGAGCTGGCAAAGCGCAGTTTGCACTTTCAGGAAAGGACTTTGAAGGAAGGAAACTCCGTATTGGAACGGTCCATGACCTCAACAAGCAAAAAGGGGAGTGGAAGCCGAGCAACAGCTTCATGCAGCCACGCATCAACCGGCCTACAGCTGCTCGCGGCggacgaggaagaggaaaGCCGGGTCTTGGTCGCCCAATGATACCGAAAGGAGCTGTGAAGACCAACGGCGAGGTCAAAAGTAACGCAGACTTCCGTGCGCAGTTCCTGAAGGCGCCCGCAAAGGACTCGGCCAAAGAGGATGACAAGATGGAAGAGTAA
- a CDS encoding mitochondrial 54S ribosomal protein uL22m — MSARIASRRLGQSALAAFHPRTRWPSPAYLPTSAQRNISSKKQKISDDLRNPILEEYLRKKEREAGIQERFPEAASTKGQPTPRFGDLSHSPSSLFRPEREVPGWRDDLSPEQEKAVMARHRQRQEEEKQNEEKALTNMSLDPDQEARKRLERKLVIASVKRHGRMTKAQKLARTERESLYKSHLLPTSTKKLQKVINQIAGKTISEALVQLRFSKKKVARDVIKGLEIAQNEAIAARGLGLAGESMAVARWEKQRNAMDAGKPKDLWDYKTSEESSDVEKKVPKAQFHKDTLIELKDGSKKVVRDPSEIYIDQAWVGPGQSWKSPEFRARGAVNMLKHRTTSFSVLLKEEKTRMRISDEIKKKRDNRKLWVALPDRPVTSQRQYCLW, encoded by the exons ATGAGCGCTCGAATAGCCTCGAGGCGGCTCGGGCAGTCAG CCCTCGCCGCCTTCCACCCTCGAACGCGCTGGCCATCTCCTGCATATCTGCCTACTAGTGCACAACGGAACATTTCGTCCAAGAAGCAAAAGATCAGCGACGACCTGAGAAACCCCATCTTGGAGGAATATCTGAGGAAAAAAGAGCGAGAAGCAGGCATCCAAGAAAGATTCCCCGAGGCAGCCTCTACAAAAGGACAACCCACACCACGTTTCGGAGATCTCTCGCACAGTCCATCTTCGCTCTTTCGCCCCGAACGCGAAGTCCCCGGATGGAGAGACGATCTGAGCCCGGAGCAAGAGAAAGCCGTTATGGCGCGGCACAGGCAAcggcaagaagaagagaagcaGAACGAGGAGAAGGCACTCACGAACATGAGCCTTGACCCCGACCAAGAGGCCCGCAAGCGCCTCGAACGCAAGCTCGTCATCGCCAGCGTCAAGCGCCACGGCCGCATGACGAAAGCCCAGAAACTGGCCCGCACCGAGCGCGAATCTCTCTACAAGTCGCATCTCCTCCCCACCTCAACCAAGAAACTACAGAAAGTCATCAACCAAATCGCCGGCAAGACCATTTCAGAGGCCTTGGTTCAACTCCGCTTCTCCAAAAAGAAGGTAGCCCGCGACGTCATCAAGGGTCTCGAGATCGCACAAAACGAAGCCATTGCTGCTCGCGGTCTAGGCCTCGCTGGCGAGTCAATGGCTGTTGCGCGCTGGGAGAAGCAAAGAAATGCTATGGATGCAGGCAAGCCAAAGGACTTGTGGGATTACAAGACGTCAGAAGAAAGCAGTGACGTAGAAAAGAAAGTGCCCAAGGCGCAGTTCCACAAGGACACCTTGATCGAGCTGAAAGACGGGAGTAAGAAGGTAGTCAGGGATCCGAGTGAGATCTACATTGATCAGGCGTGGGTGGGGCCCGGACAGAGCTGGAAGAGCCCAGAGTTTAGGGCGAGAGGTGCGGTCAACATGTTGAAACACCGGACGACAA GCTTCTCTGTGCTGCTCAAGGAAGAGAAGACGCGCATGCGCATCTCAGATGAGATCAAGAAGAAGCGCGACAACCGCAAACTATGGGTCGCCCTCCCGGACCGGCCAGTCACATCACAACGGCAATACTGTCTATGGTAG
- a CDS encoding WD40 repeat protein, producing MAAEVQLLQPLKLPKGPSTITSEQKYWNSFASELRLDPSQHSSPVTHISIPPPQPANALSATQDLFAVTTGSRVQIFSTKTRKVVKTISRFGVDDVARSGNIRRDGRILVAGGDSGVIQAFDVKSRAILKTWKEHKQPVWVTQWHPTDLTGLMSCSDDRSVRLWDLPSEKSVMKFDGHHDYVRSGTFMPAQSGLLVSGSYDGTVRLWDSRVGGKAVMVFKHTNPIETVLPMPSGTAVLASSDNVISVLDIVAAKPIHMLRNHQKTVTALSLANNGERLLSGALDGHVKVFETTGWNVVGGLKYPSPILSLNVIPNQKEDKHIAVGMQSGLLSIKTHLSGEQKVQAREREKEMKALMEGTIEEYDKSKKRKRGKGWEKRIRGKDFTGESADIVIEGNARGKITAGQGWAHALRRGMYAQALDLVLDSKDGNSRSQSITLLTALRHRSALRVALSNRDSVTLQPILRWCIRNISDYRITRLTTDVALVVLDLYADQLGRSEEVDDLVLALMQRVKVTVEASQDAWKVRGMLDMLVSSVGAVEGEA from the exons ATGGCGGCCGAGGTACAACTTTTGCAGCCTTTGAAGCTGCCCAAAGGCCCTTCCACCATCACATCGGAACAAAAATACTGGAATTCTTTCGCCTCCGAGCTGCGACTCGACCCATCCCAGCATTCGTCGCCTGTAACCCACATCTCAATACCGCCGCCTCAGCCTGCAAATGCCCTGTCTGCTACGCAGGATCTCTTCGCCGTAACCACAGGTTCGCGCGTGCAGATCTTCTCTACCAAAACCCGGAAAGTGGTAAAGACGATATCGCGCTTCGGTGTGGACGACGTTGCGCGTTCGGGCAACATTCGGCGCGATGGCAGGATCTTGGTCGCCGGAGGAGACAGCGGCGTTATACAGGCTTTTGACGTGAAAAGTAGGGCGATTTTGAAGACATGGAAGGAGCACAAGCAGCCAGTGTGGGTCACGCAATGGCACCCCACGGACCTCACGGGTCTCATGAGTTGTTCGGACGACAGATCGGTACGACTATGGGATCTGCCGAGTGAGAAGAGTGTGATGAAGTTCGATGGGCATCATGATTATGTGCGCAGCGGCACCTTCATGCCTGCACAGAGTGGACTGCTGGTATCAGGAAGTTACGACGGTACAGTACGGCTCTGGGATTCGCGAGTTGGCGGCAAAGCTGTCATGGTGTTCAAGCACACAAACCCCATCGAAACCGTTCTGCCTATGCCCTCTGGAACTGCCGTCCTTGCATCCTCAGACAATGTGATCAGTGTTCTCGACATTGTAGCCGCGAAGCCGATTCATATGCTACGCAACCATCAGAAGACTGTTACCGCACTTTCGCTAGCAAACAACGGTGAGCGCCTTCTTTCTGGTGCCCTGGACGGCCATGTCAAGGTATTCGAAACTACCGGTTGGAACGTCGTGGGTGGCTTGAAATATCCCTCGCCGATTCTGTCCCTCAACGTCATTCCCAACCAGAAGGAGGACAAGCATATCGCTGTGGGTATGCAATCCGGTCTTCTTTCCATCAAGACACACCTTTCAGGCGAGCAAAAGGTTCAAGCTCGGGAGAGAGAGAAGGAGATGAAGGCGCTCATGGAAGGCACAATTGAAGAGTACGACAAGAGCAAGAAAAGGAAGCGGGGGAAAGGCTGGGAGAAGCGTATTCGAGGCAAGGACTTTACAGGCGAAAGCGCTGATATTGTCATCGAAGGCAACGCGCGAGGCAAGATAACTGCTGGACAAGGATGGGCGCATGCGCTGCGAAGGGGCATGTACGCCCAAGCCCTCGATCTGGTTCTCGACTCAAAA GATGGCAACTCACGCAGCCAATCTATCACTCTCCTAACCGCTTTGCGCCACCGTTCCGCCCTCCGCGTCGCCTTGAGCAACCGCGACTCAGTCACTCTCCAACCCATTCTCCGCTGGTGCATCAGGAACATCTCAGACTACCGCATTACGCGCTTGACTACCGATGTCGCGCTCGTCGTCCTGGATCTGTATGCAGACCAGTTGGGCAGGAGCGAGGAGGTGGATGATCTGGTTCTGGCGCTCATGCAGAGAGTCAAGGTCACGGTCGAGGCTAGCCAGGATGCATGGAAAGTGAGAGGAATGCTGGACATGCTTGTCAGTAGCGTTGGGGCAGTCGAGGGCGAAGCGTGA